CAGtggaaggcattcagttgtacagctgactaggtatcccgcTTTCCCCTTATAGCACTGTGTCACTAGCCTCCCTAACCTCCTGTTCTCATGTGTAGGATGAGGGGAGGTTTAAAGTATCATCTGAGTTTGAGGAGGGCCGAGAGAAGTGTCCATATGGACCTGCTACAGGCTACACTGGCCTCATCGTAGGTAAGACAACCATTCTTAGACCCTGTTATACATGACTACTGGAATCCTTTATTGAGATGTGTTCTGTCACCAAACATGAGAGCCAATGTTTTGGCCAAGTGtagatgtaaaaaaatatatatttacatatatataaaacaattattattattttattttttttgagggggggggggtttcaCAATTTGTATTTATGCTCAATGCTAATGTCATACTTGTTCTGAAATGTAAACCTACCAATAACCATTGCTGTTCCTGTATTGGTCCAGACCAGCAGATGTACACAGCGTCTCAGTATGAGTTCCGGGGCTTCCCGGATGTCCGACGTAATTCCCCCTCCCCCACAGTGAGGACAGAGGAGGCACCCACACGCTGGTTACATGGTGAGTACCCTGGGGCTATAAGAGATCCTTACAAAGAACACATGCTGGTTAGATGGTGAGTACCCTGGGGTTGGATCAAATCCTCTCAAAGGACTTATACCTATGAGCCCCATCCCTCCCGCCCTCCAGGTTCTTTGGCCATTATGGTCCTTCTCAAAGATCTATTTGAATGCTTATTTTCATGCTCAAGTCACCAGGTCTTCAAAGAAGACAAGCAGCACCTTCTGTTCTGCCTGTTATTTAAAAGGATAGGTTTTATTTGCTTGAACAGTTTTAATTCATTTCTAAGTGAAGAGTTGGCATGTTTCATTACGCTGTCTGTGTTTCTTTGTTCCCCAGAGGCTGACTTTGTGGGCAGTGCCCTGGTGAGGGAGAGTGAGGGCAGTACCACCGGAGATGACGATAAAATCTATTACTTCTTTACTGAGAAGAGCCAGGAGCAGACACCATACTACAGCCACATTAGAGTGGCACGGGTTGGACGAGTCTGTAAGGTGAGGAGAGGTGTAAGGGGGTGAGGAGGGTGTGGGTTGGAAGGGAGGTTGAGAAGAGCCAGGAGCAGACACCATGTGAAGCCAGGAGAGAGCggtgaggagggagaaagagatgaaggAAGAGCAGGGTAGGGTGGCCCTGTGGGCATTAGGCACTGACTTACTGTACCAGGGCAAGGACTTTTAGACACTGAAGAAAATGTCAAAGTGAGATATTATTTGTTGAGGACAGGTGTCAAATGATCTGATTTGATCAGCTTAGATACCACCTGGTCAACACTTCTGAGCATTGTGCTCCTGAAAACCCGCTTGCCCTCGACTTTAGTAGAAAGCGAGAGTGTGTTTTGATGTATACGTTGCCTCTGGCTTGCcctctgagctgtgtgtgtgtgtgtgtgtgcttctcagCAGCAGATAACACTCTCGAATGCAGAGTGCACTTGATGTCTAGTGTGTATCACCCCTCTCAACAGGGTTGCTAATGGGCTTTCACAGGGCTGTGCTGTTGCTAAGCAGACAcagatgcaaacacacacacacactcccatggCTATGCTCTCTGTCTCGTGTCTTAGCTCCGGGGGAGCTGTAGATTGAAAAAGTAAACAACGTTGCAGATACGATAACCTCCCTTGACCCTCCTTTGTGCCCAAGAAAGGCATGTTCTCTGGACTTAGTTTAGGTTGTCCATATGTTGAGTGCTAACCTTATttctcctcctgctccctctttttctctttcattctcctcttctcccctgtcctcttctCACTCCccctcatcttctcctctcccttcctcctcttctactctcctcctcctcccccctccctcctccctctctcgtaGGGAGACCGAGGAGGTCTTTTGACCCTCCAGAAGAGGTGGACATCGTTCCTGAAGGCCAGACTGGTGTGTTCCCTGCCGGAATATGACTTCTACTTCAACGTGTTGAGGAGTGTGTACACGCTGTCGGGGGACACACCTCACGACACGCTGTTCTACGGTGTCTTTGGTCTCGAGTGGTGAGTAGTAGTAGAACTAGATGTATATGAGATGTATATGagatatatatgagagagagactgtagttATGACCTCTATGGTCAGGTTACACTTGGCAATGTCAATGATGGGTTGGCTGTGTGTATGAGAGACCACAATGTCCTCTTACTGTCTGAGTATCAGGTGATATAGTAGCTCAGCTCTGGTCACCAATGCTCTCTCCCAGTCTTTTTTTTCCATTCCCTTAAAGGGCTCCATTCCTTCTTTTgtttacctctccttctctcctctcccactcatACCTTCTCTTATCCTTCACGCCTACACtcttctcattctccctctctctgttcacctCACTCCCTTTTTTACATGTCAAAGGAGACGTAGAGCTTCTCTTGATTAGCTTTGAACATTTCTCTTTGTCACCatgccccctgctctctctctatctctcttttcatctccgCTATGTCAATCTCTGATCTATTTTAGCTGTCGCTGTAGTAACACCTAAGGTTTACtgctggtggtgtgtgtgtgtgtgtgtgtgtgtgtgtgtgtgtgtgtgtgtgtgtgtgtgtgtgtgtgtgtgtgtgtgtgtgtgacccaggtCAATGCACATATCCATTGGGAGAAAGagatgtttatactgtatcagtTTGTGACGTGTCCTCTCTGAGTGCTGTAGTGTTTACAGACCATGTCCCTGGAGACAGCACTGTTTGTATTAGGAACCTAGCTTTGAGCTCTCCTGGATTGGAACAGTCACTTGTACCTCTTCACCAGACCTGGTCCAAATAGTGTTAGTTTTCTCTCCAATATTTTGGGAATTCTTAATTGAATGACTTCATTTATCTTGTCCAACCTAATGAAACCAGTGGAATAGATGGAATAGTCCCAAACCCCATTTCTTTATGTGGGATATTACAAACTGTTTAGGGCAGTGTAACTGTTGATCATATCAACGTCTTCGTATGTTACGGCAACCTTCAaacatttgtttgtgtgtgtgtgtgtgtgtgtgtgtgtgtgtgtgtgtgtgtgtgtgtgtgtgtgtgtgtgtgtgtgtgtgtgtgtgtgtgtgctataggaAGAACGTGAAGGCGTCGGCAGTGTGCCAGTTTTCTCTGTCTGAGCTCCAGCGGGTCTTTGATGGGCCCTACATAGAGAACCAGGACTCTGGAGCCAAATGGAGCGAGTACACTGGCAAGGTCCCTGACCCACGACCTGGATCAGTGAGTGTCACACACGCCTCGTCTTTTGCTGTCCAAGCAGACTTCTATATAACAGGCCCAGTCAGGTCTTCTTAGTTGCCGATCTAAAGTTTCCCCTAATCTATCTCCTCTTTCCCCAGCATCCCAACATCCAATCTACTGAGTCTAAATACTCACATGAagaactggggagagggagagattgagacgGTAAAGGCTGGGGAGGGAGAAAGGTtgaggagtgagggggagagaggggtttataAAAACAGAGTGATaaacagactgaggaggagggactgggaaggagagagaggaaagatggaAAAAGTGATCATAGAGCTGAGTGGCAGCTTCTTGGATGAGGATCAAATGGAAGGAGCTTATGTCGTTGAAAGCCATTTTCTATGGTGATTATTGCTGGGCCGAGACTCTGCGCAGTTATGATGATGACTTATTATAGGTTCCAAAGGAATGACATCATTAATGAGACGGGTCGTGATCCACAGTAGTGCCGTTTCAATGCCGAAAAGCTTAATTTCCGCTCTCCGGGTCTAGCTGTGAAATGGGGTAGAGGAAGTAACGGTTCTGGGTCTTAACTGTAGTGGCGGTGTCAAAGCCTCTTAGCAGAGTTGGCAATGACATCTTACAGAGGACAAAGTCAGAGAAGTTGTTCGCTTAGTCAGGTGGAGAGAGATAAGCAGCTTGCACACACTGACTTTTCAACTCATAGTGGCTAATaggtcacaggaggctgctgaggggaggacggctcattataatggctggaatgcagtaaatggaatggtatcaaacacacgTGTTTGATGAGTTCGATTACCATTCCAGGGCTATAtcttccactcatctctctctatccatctacaGCATCTATCCCCATTAAtttattcatccatccatccagaccaTTTGAGAGCCATAGGCCTcaactctacctctttctctcctctatccctctctcttctgaatGTATTTTTCTTAACCCTTCGCTCCAGTGTATAACCGACCCGTTGAGATCTAGAAGTGTCAACTccttcctctcatccccctctctctccatccttctcatcccctcttccctcgTCTATAGTGTATAACAGACCAGTTGAGATCCAGAGGTATCAACTCCTCCACCTCCTTGCCAGACGACGTGTTGAACTTTGTGAGGAGACACCCTCTGATGTCCCAGCAAGTCAAGTCTACAGAGCAGCGCCCCCTGTTGTTCAGGAGGACCACAGACTACACCCAGCTAGCGGCTCACAGGGTGAAGGGGCTGGACGGGCAGAACTACCATGTACTGTTCATGGGCACAGGTTGGTGGGggtgtagagagggggagggttatGGTGTGCATGTGTTATGCTGTGTGTTTGCATACATGTGATTCATTTGTGTGTCACTAGGCAGTCAATTATTGCGATCACCAATCATCCCAGTAATGGAATGGAACAGACTTCAGACCACATGTATAGTACATCccattgtatgtgtgtgtcgtgaccctgtctctgtctcctgtttcaGACGATGGCTGGCTGCACAGGGCTGTGGAGGTCAAGGGCCATCTACACATCATAGAGGAGCTACAGCTGTTTGACCAACCACAGCCTGTGGATAGCCTGgtcatctcacacacacaggtacacactcacAAACGGACGTgcagacacgtacacacacgtacacacacgcacaggtgCACATTTTCACTCACACGGCTAGTATTATgttttgtatgttttgtttattgtcaTTCTAAGTGAAGGACCGCTAACCCAGATCCACTGCTGTTGGCTTTTGCTCTAGCCCATTTTCAATAACACAgagaggctctctctctctctctcccctctagatGAGTGTGTATGTAGGTTCTCCCTCTGGTGTGGTCCAGCTGCCTCTCTCCACCTGTAGCAGGTACACCTCCTGTTATGACTGTGTCTTCTCCCGGGACCCTTACTGTGGCTGGGATGGACAGGACTGTGTGGACATCACAGCAcagactgacaggtgtgtgtgtgtcctcacgtCACTGTCAGGTGATGGGGTTGAGTAATATCATTTTAGCTGGTGcccttgtgtctgtctgtgtgtttgattTGACTTATCTTATcttctgtatatctctgtctgtgttgCAATCTCTGCAATGCATTCACAACTGTTGCGTAATGCTGAACTGGGCATAATGTTTGTTGACTGTGCTGGTGAACGTGACATGAATagttctgtgtttgtgtgtgtgtgcgcacttgATGACACGCtaacagtctctcctcctctcctctcctgtcaggTCTAACCTGAGTCAGGACGTCCTGTATGGGAACAGAGGATGTGACAGCGACACAGCAGacggtacacagacacacacagccttaCCAACCATACTTAGTTGTATTGTCGTGCAGATGTATTTTATCTGGAAAGTTGAGGGATTTAAGAGTTGTGTTAATATTTGACAGTTGGTTATGCATGCTGTCTCTGCAGCACCCTCGTTTCCATAGTACCTCTAATCATATTTCTGATAGGTCTGAAGAGAACATTCAGAAGAGAATCTGACTTATACATTGATGCACTTTACATACTAAGAAGTTAGAAAATACTATGCTATTCAGGATTTGAGATCCTCAAGCTTTTCTGATTATGATGCAATTGTTTTAAATGGGAGAATGTAACATATTGAATTCTTTATGCACCAGTGATTTTAGAGTCATATGCAGTCTGATAAGTTGTATAGAAGTTGCATATAACTCCCAAACACATAGTACAATGTCTTGGGCCTTTTAGTGTTTATTCTGAAATCCATAACAGTATATCAGTCTTATTGTGAGAGGATACTCATGTTGTATGTGTGTTGCCATTCATTCAGAGCTAGTCCAGCACCGGAGCCGGTCTGTGATGGTGGGAGATGACGTGCTGCTCCAGTGTGAACTCGGCTCCAACCTGGCAACCCCAGTATGGACTCTGGGTGGGTCAGAGCTGCAGGGCTACGGCCTGGACTCCGGCTTCAGAGTGGGAAATGATGGCCTCCTGGTCATTGAGTCCCGACCTGAGCAGAGCGGCGAGTACACCTGCCACGCCCTTGAGAATGGCATCCGGGTCGCCGTGG
The Oncorhynchus nerka isolate Pitt River linkage group LG28, Oner_Uvic_2.0, whole genome shotgun sequence genome window above contains:
- the LOC115113074 gene encoding LOW QUALITY PROTEIN: semaphorin-4G-like (The sequence of the model RefSeq protein was modified relative to this genomic sequence to represent the inferred CDS: deleted 2 bases in 1 codon), encoding MAVCVCTTLPALLLLLSCGVCVTVGYPFRPPIDLDVTPRITITTSGLLGCRRFQSSVVNYSTLLLEEDKGLLYVGARGAAFSLNATDISDSTARTIEWEASTEQKQQCLSKGKDNKTECYNHIRFLQRFNSTHLYMCGTYAFRPLCAYIDEGRFKVSSEFEEGREKCPYGPATGYTGLIVDQQMYTASQYEFRGFPDVRRNSPSPTVRTEEAPTRWLHEADFVGSALVRESEGSTTGDDDKIYYFFTEKSQEQTPYYSHIRVARVGRVCKGDRGGLLTLQKRWTSFLKARLVCSLPEYDFYFNVLRSVYTLSGDTPHDTLFYGVFGLEWKNVKASAVCQFSLSELQRVFDGPYIENQDSGAKWSEYTGKVPDPRPGSCITDQLRSRGINSSTSLPDDVLNFVRRHPLMSQQVKSTEQRPLLFRRTTDYTQLAAHRVKGLDGQNYHVLFMGTDDGWLHRAVEVKGHLHIIEELQLFDQPQPVDSLVISHTQMSVYVGSPSGVVQLPLSTCSRYTSCYDCVFSRDPYCGWDGQDCVDITAQTDRSNLSQDVLYGNRGCDSDTADELVQHRSRSVMVGDDVLLQCELGSNLATPVWTLGGSELQGYGLDSGFRVGNDGLLVIESRPEQSGEYTCHALENGIRVAVVTYSVTVRLDMPQPPPPPMDPTKEDYSYYTPRDSDSSSLDPPPPSAPPPQKGPCYPLPGPSPPTSELLSPRSMEAMYLSMITILGGLCLVLTVVLLYVGFCLRGGQRGKYSLRAAAAASANHTNRKKNHRKQHQKRHSSSTHLELKTISSHCNGNGICNGNGVSKQPGDGDAHEGGFLQIVPGEGQSSPNKDPPPPAPPLPPPPQTPHTALNQSECDLQDFPSPNGLSATLPSVLRRMHGNSYVLLRQSDADSSSPLCYSFTEELNRILEKRKHTQLLPKPDESSV